Genomic DNA from Gossypium hirsutum isolate 1008001.06 chromosome A01, Gossypium_hirsutum_v2.1, whole genome shotgun sequence:
CATTGTCTTAAACTCCGAAcagacatttaaaaaaaacatgtcgTGGCAAACCTCAATAATATCACACCAAACACGgttcatcaaaatacacaatagCATACCTCCCAGGCTGAAAATAcaggaaaaaaaattcaacaatggtCTTAGTACTGCTAATATACAAGAAATCTTTTACtccactctataaatatttatatatctcAAATGATGTGATGAAATTCAATGGGATAAAACTAGATATTAAGAACAACAATCAACGCACTTCTCAATCTGAAGGGTTGAATGCCGTGGTACTCCAGATAAGCCTTCACCTTTGCCATCTTCTCTCTGAAACAAACAACAAGGTTTTTAATCATAAGTTACTATGCTTTTACTTACCTACTAAAAACCAGAATGGAAACATAAAGGCCCAATCCTTTCCAGTTCATCGTCAATAATCCCATTGAGCCAGTATGTCTAGATGGCATACAGTTAAAACCACAAGGATTTCTTGACTAGAAACAACTAAAGAACTTCACATGTTAAAAAGCTCAACAATGGATGACCATATAGTAGCAAGGCTAACAATTTAAGatgatattataataataaagttgAGAACATACCCTGAGTAGGATTGGTACCATTTCTTTTTGCACCCTGCTGGGCTCGAGATAAGGATCGATGGATTCTTGGAGAACCCTGCCTCCCATTTGCACCTGGTAAGGAATGTCTCTTCTTGATATAAATGTCTCTATCTTGCACATCTGGACTTGATCTTGGTGAGTTATTTGTATTAACCTTAGCTCTTGCAGCTTCTGTGGCTTGCATGAAACGGGGAAGAGGATTGCTACTGTTACTATCCCTTGGCTCCTCATCAATGTTCTCAGGTCTTGTTGAACTAAAAGAATTGCGTCTCTTCCCATTTTTCTGATCTTTGGGCAATTCTTCCATAGTACTTGCAGCCGGAGTTGATGGAGAACCCTTGGCTGCAGACAAGGACTTGCTTTTTTGACTGCTCTTgtcagtttttttctttttagctttCACTGATACCTCGCTAGAAGGTGTTCCTTGAGATTCTGGAACAGTCATATGGCTCCGGGGAGAGACTTCAGGGGATGACCTGTACGCTTGATTTTTCATAGGATCCCGTTCTCTCTGCAGATTAGATGCGCTTTTCAGCGGCTCCTGCTCTACTTGTGGGAAGTCTGCAACAATTAAATTTGCCAACCCCCCTTTAGAATCATCAAGTTTCTCAGGCTGATGGGCAACAGGTAGAGAAGAATCGGGCACTGGGATTGCAACTGTATCATTGTTTTTAACATCCAAGTCCTTTGTACTCTTAGAAGTACAGTTTTCTTGCTCAGAAACTTTGGTTGCACTTTCATATTCTAAGGTTCCAGCTTCTGATCTATCAGGTGAATCAAGAGTGGAAGTAATAGAAAGCTCAGTTCCACATTCGGAGCCACCATGTTGAACCCTCCAATTGTTGAGGACTGGATTTTCTGAGATGCTTGGGTCCTTTGACCTGCTTATCATATCTGCCCCAGAAGGCACAGTGTCCAAGTTTGATTCAACTCTAACATCTTGGTAGGATGAATCAATTGATCTACTTGAATTGGCTGTTGAACTCAACTCCTCAAATTTGGTTTGTGCAGCAATAAATGCAGGATTACTTGTCCTTTTTGAACCCAATACAAATTTTTTTGCCTCTGTTTCCAGATGTTCAGAAGCAAATCTTTCCATAGAATGTTTGGGTTGTTCACTCCCAGTTTCAGGCTTGTTAGAAAGACAATGGACCTCTATTTGAGAATGTGCACTGATTTGCATTGTTTGACCTTGTGAGTTCATCTCGGGAGAGGCCTCTTTCAGATCAGATTTAATTGCACTGTCAATTTGAGGTTGTTCAGAATCATCCGTTACTGACGAGGAAGATGCCTGGCATGCCTCAAACTTAAAGTTGGCTGCATCATGGGTGATCAGATTATCTTCACTTTCTGATGAAACCATTGTCTCCCTTACATGAGGCTTTGGTTCGTTTGACGCAGAAATATTTTCAGAAGGAACTGCAGGAGTACGTGGAGAGTCACAATCTTCAGTGTTCTTTTGTTCTGGTTGTTCAATAGGTAACTCTGCTTTTGATGCCTTTTCAGATGATGACACTGACATCCACCTCTCCAGCCAGCTCCAAGCAGAATTCGGTTTAGATGAATCACACTTGAAGTGGATAGTTTTGGTCTTGGGAGTCGAATCCATCAGCTGCAATCAAAGCAAATTTTCAGTAAGGACGGGTAGACATAATTTGAAAGAC
This window encodes:
- the LOC107918008 gene encoding protein IQ-DOMAIN 32 isoform X2, giving the protein MGKSTSCFKLITCGSDSAEKDDAIDVPENKRSSDKKGWSFRKRSERHRVLSNSVIQVTTTTGLKESQDSDGFEFQQQDVSVASEKTSTVQYTEEKPQLMTPKEYIEEKSQLVALKEYTEEKSHSLTPIELAEEKSQLLAPIKCTEEKSQLTPEPAESKVPEPITATTNEAEDDFSLDESVVVIIQTAIRGFLAQKELGKLKNLVKLQAAVRGHLVRRHAVGTLRCVQAIVKMQLLVRARQSQEGSYVEKLDGKHQEVNQRLGNSATKKNLTYNSMEKLLSNRFARQLMDSTPKTKTIHFKCDSSKPNSAWSWLERWMSVSSSEKASKAELPIEQPEQKNTEDCDSPRTPAVPSENISASNEPKPHVRETMVSSESEDNLITHDAANFKFEACQASSSSVTDDSEQPQIDSAIKSDLKEASPEMNSQGQTMQISAHSQIEVHCLSNKPETGSEQPKHSMERFASEHLETEAKKFVLGSKRTSNPAFIAAQTKFEELSSTANSSRSIDSSYQDVRVESNLDTVPSGADMISRSKDPSISENPVLNNWRVQHGGSECGTELSITSTLDSPDRSEAGTLEYESATKVSEQENCTSKSTKDLDVKNNDTVAIPVPDSSLPVAHQPEKLDDSKGGLANLIVADFPQVEQEPLKSASNLQRERDPMKNQAYRSSPEVSPRSHMTVPESQGTPSSEVSVKAKKKKTDKSSQKSKSLSAAKGSPSTPAASTMEELPKDQKNGKRRNSFSSTRPENIDEEPRDSNSSNPLPRFMQATEAARAKVNTNNSPRSSPDVQDRDIYIKKRHSLPGANGRQGSPRIHRSLSRAQQGAKRNGTNPTQERRWQR
- the LOC107918008 gene encoding protein IQ-DOMAIN 32 isoform X1, with amino-acid sequence MGKSTSCFKLITCGSDSAEKDDAIDVPENKRSSDKKGWSFRKRSERHRVLSNSVIQVTTTTGLKESQDSDGFEFQQQDVSVASEKTSTVQYTEEKPQLMTPKEYIEEKSQLVALKEYTEEKSHSLTPIELAEEKSQLLAPIKCTEEKSQLTPEPAESKVPEPITATTNEAEDDFSLDESVVVIIQTAIRGFLAQKELGKLKNLVKLQAAVRGHLVRRHAVGTLRCVQAIVKMQLLVRARQSQEGSYVEKLDGKHQEVNQRLQGNSATKKNLTYNSMEKLLSNRFARQLMDSTPKTKTIHFKCDSSKPNSAWSWLERWMSVSSSEKASKAELPIEQPEQKNTEDCDSPRTPAVPSENISASNEPKPHVRETMVSSESEDNLITHDAANFKFEACQASSSSVTDDSEQPQIDSAIKSDLKEASPEMNSQGQTMQISAHSQIEVHCLSNKPETGSEQPKHSMERFASEHLETEAKKFVLGSKRTSNPAFIAAQTKFEELSSTANSSRSIDSSYQDVRVESNLDTVPSGADMISRSKDPSISENPVLNNWRVQHGGSECGTELSITSTLDSPDRSEAGTLEYESATKVSEQENCTSKSTKDLDVKNNDTVAIPVPDSSLPVAHQPEKLDDSKGGLANLIVADFPQVEQEPLKSASNLQRERDPMKNQAYRSSPEVSPRSHMTVPESQGTPSSEVSVKAKKKKTDKSSQKSKSLSAAKGSPSTPAASTMEELPKDQKNGKRRNSFSSTRPENIDEEPRDSNSSNPLPRFMQATEAARAKVNTNNSPRSSPDVQDRDIYIKKRHSLPGANGRQGSPRIHRSLSRAQQGAKRNGTNPTQERRWQR